The Chitinophaga sp. H8 genome contains a region encoding:
- a CDS encoding S9 family peptidase has protein sequence MQQFRLFILVCLSALLSLSSTQAQPGPGFQWTKDGQAYMKAEKSAIVVYQVKNKTSRILITPQQLTPLGASRPLEINGFTFSANDQKLLIYTNAQKVWRYATRGDYWVLDIASGHLRQLGKKQPAASLMFAKFSPDGTRVAYVSEHNLYVERITDGEVKPLTTDGTRRLINGTFDWAYEEEFGCRDGFRWSPDGTSLAYWQIDATKIRDFLMINNTDSLYSFNVPVEYPKAGQSPSGCRMGVVDIASAKTTWMQVPGDEQQHYIPRMEWIPGKKELILQQLNRKQNTSKIMTCNAVNGKVQTLYEEKDNAWIDVKSRWDDDKIAGWDFIRNGNAFIWVSEKDGWRHVYSINTNGGAATLLTPGNYDVINIRRIDEAANTMYILASPENATQQYLYKLKMDGKSKPERITPVSQPGTHEYDIAPDGQYAMHKFSNYYFPNTEEIVHLPDHTSLSPKSIDQIFQTSRFNMGSLEFFQVTTVDGVTMDGWMQKPRNFDSTQKYPVVFYVYGEPAGATAKDEYGAGRNFLYNGDMSEDGYVYVSIDNRGTPLPKGSNWRKSIYRKVGTLNARDQAMAATELLKRPYLDASRVAVWGWSGGGSMTLNLLFQYPDIYQTGIAIAAVGNQLTYDNIYQERYMGLPQENQEDFVKGSPITYAKNLKGNLLYIHGTGDDNVHYQNAEMLINELVKYNRQFQLMSYPNRTHSLSEGTGTFQHLVTLYTNYLQLHCPPGGK, from the coding sequence ATGCAACAATTTCGTTTATTCATTCTTGTATGTTTGAGCGCCCTCCTGAGCCTGAGCAGTACCCAGGCACAACCCGGCCCCGGTTTTCAGTGGACAAAAGACGGACAGGCATATATGAAGGCAGAAAAGTCTGCTATTGTCGTTTATCAGGTGAAAAACAAAACCTCCCGTATACTGATTACTCCGCAGCAGTTAACCCCTTTGGGTGCTTCCCGCCCGCTGGAGATCAATGGTTTTACCTTTTCGGCAAATGATCAAAAGCTGCTGATATATACCAATGCACAGAAAGTATGGCGCTACGCTACCCGGGGTGATTACTGGGTGCTTGATATCGCCAGCGGCCATCTCCGCCAGTTAGGCAAAAAACAACCGGCAGCCTCCCTGATGTTTGCCAAGTTTTCGCCGGATGGTACACGTGTGGCCTATGTGAGTGAACATAATCTTTATGTAGAACGCATTACCGATGGTGAAGTGAAGCCCCTGACCACCGATGGTACCCGCCGCTTGATTAACGGTACGTTCGACTGGGCCTATGAAGAAGAATTTGGTTGCCGGGATGGCTTCCGCTGGAGCCCTGATGGTACCTCCCTGGCTTACTGGCAGATCGATGCTACAAAGATCAGAGATTTCCTGATGATCAATAATACCGATTCCCTCTATTCTTTCAATGTTCCGGTAGAATATCCCAAAGCAGGACAAAGCCCTTCCGGCTGCCGTATGGGGGTAGTAGATATCGCCTCCGCCAAAACTACCTGGATGCAGGTGCCTGGTGATGAACAACAACACTACATCCCCCGTATGGAATGGATTCCTGGTAAAAAAGAGCTGATCCTGCAACAACTGAACCGCAAGCAAAATACCAGCAAAATCATGACCTGCAATGCGGTTAACGGAAAAGTACAAACACTGTATGAAGAGAAAGATAATGCCTGGATAGATGTTAAATCCCGCTGGGATGATGATAAAATTGCGGGATGGGATTTTATCCGTAATGGGAATGCGTTTATATGGGTAAGTGAAAAGGATGGCTGGCGTCATGTATACAGTATCAACACTAACGGAGGGGCAGCAACCCTGCTCACACCCGGCAACTATGATGTGATCAATATCCGCCGTATCGACGAAGCCGCAAATACGATGTATATACTGGCCTCGCCGGAGAATGCCACCCAGCAATATCTTTATAAACTAAAGATGGATGGCAAAAGTAAACCGGAGCGTATTACGCCTGTTTCCCAGCCAGGTACCCATGAGTACGACATTGCACCGGACGGGCAATATGCCATGCACAAGTTTTCCAACTACTATTTTCCTAATACGGAAGAGATTGTTCATTTGCCGGATCATACCAGCCTGTCTCCAAAAAGTATTGACCAGATTTTCCAGACCAGCAGGTTCAATATGGGAAGCCTGGAGTTTTTCCAGGTAACTACCGTGGATGGGGTAACGATGGATGGCTGGATGCAAAAGCCACGGAACTTTGATAGTACCCAAAAATACCCGGTGGTGTTTTATGTGTATGGAGAACCGGCAGGAGCTACCGCGAAGGACGAGTATGGTGCGGGGCGTAATTTCCTGTACAACGGGGATATGTCTGAAGATGGCTACGTATACGTATCTATCGATAACCGGGGTACGCCATTGCCCAAAGGCAGCAACTGGCGTAAAAGTATTTACCGCAAAGTGGGTACACTCAATGCCCGTGATCAGGCCATGGCAGCTACCGAGTTGCTGAAACGTCCTTACCTGGATGCCTCCCGTGTGGCGGTATGGGGTTGGAGTGGCGGAGGCTCAATGACCTTGAACCTGCTTTTCCAATATCCGGATATTTACCAGACGGGGATTGCAATTGCGGCTGTGGGTAACCAGCTTACCTACGATAATATTTACCAGGAACGTTACATGGGACTGCCACAGGAAAACCAGGAAGATTTTGTTAAAGGATCTCCGATTACTTACGCTAAAAACTTAAAAGGTAACCTGCTGTACATACATGGTACCGGCGATGATAATGTACATTACCAAAACGCAGAAATGCTGATCAACGAACTGGTGAAATATAACCGGCAGTTCCAGTTAATGTCGTACCCCAACCGTACGCACAGCCTGTCTGAAGGCACTGGTACTTTCCAGCACCTGGTTACCTTATACACCAATTACCTGCAGCTGCATTGTCCTCCGGGCGGAAAATAG
- a CDS encoding MarC family protein codes for MIENYFAFATTVFMGLLAIVNPISAIPVFLELTDYMGDKQKRNVAAKSVLVAFCIILVFSIAGKLIFHVFGITLAALRVTGGILVFVIGYEMVRGKPESIGKSVKLGDEPVKADAGISMAITPLAMPLLAGPGAITTSMSYSAAKDVTHLLIVIAIYAIICFITYLLFLAGPRIVKVIGTNVMLVITKMMGLILAVIGVQMFALGIRELFEF; via the coding sequence ATGATCGAGAACTACTTTGCCTTTGCCACCACCGTTTTTATGGGTTTACTGGCTATTGTGAATCCCATTTCCGCTATTCCGGTATTTCTGGAGCTGACGGATTATATGGGGGATAAACAGAAGCGTAATGTAGCTGCGAAATCGGTGTTGGTGGCTTTTTGTATCATCCTGGTATTTAGTATAGCAGGTAAACTCATTTTCCATGTATTTGGGATTACACTGGCTGCTCTCCGTGTCACGGGAGGCATATTGGTGTTTGTCATAGGCTATGAAATGGTACGTGGCAAGCCTGAATCTATCGGAAAATCAGTAAAGCTCGGTGATGAGCCGGTAAAAGCAGATGCAGGGATCAGTATGGCCATTACTCCCCTGGCAATGCCATTATTGGCAGGCCCTGGTGCGATTACTACTTCTATGAGTTATTCCGCAGCAAAAGACGTTACCCACCTGCTGATCGTCATTGCGATCTATGCCATTATCTGTTTTATCACTTATCTGTTATTCCTGGCAGGTCCACGCATCGTAAAGGTCATTGGTACCAACGTTATGCTGGTAATCACCAAAATGATGGGGCTGATATTAGCTGTTATTGGTGTACAGATGTTTGCCCTCGGCATACGGGAGCTGTTCGAATTTTAA